The Hymenobacter sp. 5317J-9 genome has a window encoding:
- a CDS encoding DUF4886 domain-containing protein → MRAAGRRLLLRGGLAAALAGGCVGVARGQVRVLFVGNSFTHGAYDPVLTYNRTAITDENAGLPPGHPRYEDPTSSAPGPWSGVAGIFQKFTAQAGLNYEVHLEAINEVTLQYHYANALSVIAQSKWDCVVLQEQSILPLPVARGGQPTVFADYATRLEQAVHAANPAAQLYLFQTWARADLVEFPNQPYSGSSVDVMTQDLHASYYQVAATNGRFAGVAPAGDAWLRAMQAGVALRDPFSPPAGRLNLWAFDNFHPSKWGSYLNACVLFARLTGRDPRTLGAAEQAAADLDITPPAATALQAIAYQQVIGSTPLPVTLTAFAAQRQPAGVQVRWATASENNNSHFDVQRSTDGTRFETVATVPGRGTTAQPATYTTLDAATPPGPLYYRLQQVDAGGARSFSPVVTVGEASRGPGVFPNPAREQVLLSAPTATAYRVRCARGQLVAQGTLMGGGATVGLSGLAPGIYLVEFQEGNRWVRRRLCKQ, encoded by the coding sequence TTGCGTGCCGCCGGCCGGCGGCTCCTGCTGCGGGGCGGCCTGGCGGCGGCCCTAGCGGGCGGTTGTGTAGGAGTAGCCCGGGGCCAGGTGCGGGTGCTGTTTGTGGGCAATAGCTTCACGCACGGCGCCTACGACCCGGTGCTGACCTACAACCGGACGGCCATCACCGACGAAAACGCGGGCCTGCCGCCCGGCCACCCGCGCTACGAAGACCCCACCAGCAGCGCGCCCGGCCCGTGGAGCGGCGTGGCGGGCATCTTTCAGAAATTCACCGCCCAGGCCGGCCTCAACTACGAGGTGCACCTGGAGGCCATCAACGAAGTCACCCTGCAATACCACTACGCCAACGCGCTGTCCGTCATAGCCCAAAGCAAGTGGGACTGCGTGGTGCTACAGGAGCAAAGCATTTTGCCGCTGCCGGTGGCGCGGGGCGGCCAGCCCACCGTGTTTGCCGACTACGCTACGCGGCTCGAACAGGCCGTGCACGCCGCCAACCCGGCTGCTCAGCTCTACTTGTTCCAAACCTGGGCCCGCGCCGATTTGGTGGAATTCCCAAACCAACCTTACTCGGGCTCCAGCGTGGACGTGATGACCCAGGACCTGCACGCCAGCTATTACCAGGTAGCGGCCACCAACGGACGCTTTGCGGGCGTGGCCCCGGCCGGCGATGCCTGGCTGCGGGCCATGCAGGCCGGCGTGGCCCTGCGCGACCCCTTCAGCCCGCCAGCGGGCCGGCTCAACCTGTGGGCCTTCGACAACTTCCACCCCAGCAAGTGGGGCTCGTACCTGAACGCCTGCGTGTTGTTTGCGCGCCTCACTGGCCGCGACCCGCGCACGCTGGGCGCCGCCGAGCAGGCCGCCGCCGACCTCGACATCACCCCGCCCGCCGCCACGGCCCTGCAGGCCATTGCCTATCAGCAAGTCATCGGTAGCACGCCGCTGCCCGTCACGCTCACGGCCTTTGCGGCGCAGCGCCAGCCCGCGGGGGTGCAGGTGCGCTGGGCCACCGCTAGCGAGAACAACAATTCCCATTTCGACGTGCAGCGCAGCACCGACGGTACCCGTTTCGAAACCGTGGCCACGGTGCCGGGCCGGGGCACCACCGCGCAGCCGGCCACCTACACCACCCTCGACGCGGCCACCCCGCCCGGGCCGCTCTACTACCGCCTGCAGCAGGTAGACGCGGGCGGCGCCCGCAGCTTTTCGCCGGTGGTGACCGTGGGCGAGGCCAGCCGCGGGCCGGGCGTGTTTCCCAACCCCGCCCGCGAGCAGGTGCTGCTGTCGGCGCCCACGGCCACGGCCTACCGCGTGCGCTGCGCCCGGGGCCAGCTGGTGGCGCAGGGCACCCTGATGGGGGGCGGGGCCACGGTGGGGCTCAGCGGGCTGGCACCGGGCATTTACCTGGTCGAGTTTCAGGAAGGCAACCGGTGGGTGCGCCGCCGGCTCTGCAAGCAATGA
- a CDS encoding ATP-grasp domain-containing protein: MEKLIVLVLEGEYRLTAAVLFCLSRDERMVVHMVSRDATSPFRYSRYVRSHHRQPQGEFDADFVPFVQEVATRTAAQVLLPIDVEGMRFCIAHHPALETAVRVLPLPSAHAYEIAADKSWLAGFMRRHDIPGPVTITNIGQHLPEQLAALRFPVLLKPTGGEGGLGIELFREAGPLLERIAGLPQGAKYIIQTYLEGYDIDCNVLYKDGQLLAYSVQRGLLPAANAYAPTQAIEFVHNEAVLAVVDRLMTALRWNGVAHLDLRYDADSGAINVIEINPRFWLTVVGSAVTAKVNFPVLACLAALNRPVAARPFALGRYIPFNNFLKYKYLSRLRDKVRFTFGNTSLMSFLGDPLPKLFCLFNRHSVRIE; this comes from the coding sequence ATGGAAAAGCTCATCGTATTGGTGCTGGAGGGCGAATACCGACTGACGGCGGCCGTGTTGTTTTGCCTGAGTCGGGACGAGCGGATGGTCGTCCACATGGTGTCGCGCGATGCCACGAGCCCGTTTCGCTACTCGCGCTACGTGCGCTCGCACCACCGCCAGCCCCAAGGCGAGTTCGACGCCGACTTTGTGCCCTTTGTGCAGGAGGTGGCCACGCGCACGGCAGCCCAGGTGCTGCTGCCCATCGACGTGGAGGGTATGCGCTTTTGCATTGCCCACCACCCAGCGCTGGAAACGGCCGTGCGCGTGCTGCCCCTGCCCAGCGCCCACGCCTACGAAATAGCGGCCGACAAAAGCTGGCTGGCCGGCTTCATGCGCCGCCACGATATCCCCGGCCCGGTCACCATCACCAACATCGGCCAGCACCTGCCCGAACAGCTAGCGGCCCTGCGCTTCCCGGTGCTGCTGAAGCCCACGGGCGGCGAGGGCGGCCTCGGCATCGAGCTGTTTCGGGAGGCCGGGCCGCTGCTCGAACGCATTGCCGGGCTGCCGCAGGGCGCCAAATACATCATCCAGACCTACCTGGAGGGCTACGACATTGACTGCAACGTGCTCTACAAAGACGGGCAGCTGCTGGCCTACTCCGTGCAACGCGGGCTGCTGCCGGCGGCCAACGCCTACGCGCCCACCCAGGCCATCGAGTTTGTGCACAACGAAGCCGTGCTGGCCGTGGTCGACCGCCTGATGACGGCCCTGCGCTGGAACGGCGTGGCCCACCTCGACCTGCGCTACGACGCCGACAGCGGGGCCATCAACGTCATCGAAATCAACCCGCGCTTCTGGCTCACGGTGGTGGGCTCGGCCGTCACGGCCAAGGTCAATTTCCCGGTGCTGGCCTGCCTGGCGGCCCTCAACCGGCCGGTGGCGGCGCGGCCGTTTGCACTGGGCCGCTACATTCCCTTCAACAACTTCCTGAAGTACAAGTACCTGTCGCGGCTCCGCGATAAGGTGCGCTTCACCTTCGGCAACACCAGCCTGATGAGCTTTCTGGGCGACCCGCTGCCCAAGCTTTTCTGCCTGTTCAATCGGCACAGCGTGCGCATTGAATAA
- a CDS encoding DUF4910 domain-containing protein, which translates to MSLLADVLAPAPAAPPPAVRGEDLHALVRRLYPICRSITGDGVRETLAILQEYLPELEVHEVPTGTPVLDWEVPREWNIRDAWIKNARGKRVVDFRRHNLHVVGYSVPVQGIFTLEALKKHLHTLPEQPQLIPYRTAYYAETWGFCLAHEQLEALNEPHYEVCIDSTLAPGALTYGELLLPGETDEEILISSHVCHPSLANDNLSGIAVAVFLARQLQERPRRYSYRFVFAPGTIGAITWLSRNAEAVARIRHGLVLSLLGEPGAFTYKKSRRGTADVDRAVALALREAAVPHRVVEFEPYGYDERQYCSPGFNLPVGGLSRTPYGQFPEYHTSADNLDFVQPEALLDSLLLAQSALSLLDANRRYQNLSPYGEPALGRRGLYHAVSGHPDAARAQLALLWVLNLSDGQHSLLDIAERASLPFAQVQHAAELLLAHDLLLPLPDPAP; encoded by the coding sequence ATGAGTCTGCTTGCCGATGTTCTTGCACCCGCGCCCGCCGCGCCGCCGCCCGCCGTCCGCGGCGAGGACCTGCACGCGCTGGTGCGCCGGCTCTACCCCATTTGCCGGAGCATCACGGGCGATGGCGTGCGCGAAACGCTGGCCATCCTGCAGGAATACCTGCCCGAGCTGGAAGTGCACGAGGTGCCCACCGGCACGCCCGTGCTCGACTGGGAGGTGCCCCGCGAGTGGAACATCCGCGATGCCTGGATAAAAAATGCGCGGGGCAAGCGGGTGGTGGATTTCCGGCGGCACAACTTGCACGTGGTGGGCTACAGCGTGCCGGTGCAGGGGATTTTTACGCTTGAAGCGCTGAAAAAACACCTGCACACGCTGCCCGAACAGCCGCAGCTCATCCCCTACCGCACGGCCTACTACGCCGAAACATGGGGCTTCTGCCTGGCGCACGAGCAGCTGGAAGCCCTCAACGAGCCACACTACGAAGTGTGCATCGACAGCACGCTGGCGCCCGGCGCCCTCACCTACGGCGAGCTGCTGCTGCCCGGCGAAACCGACGAGGAAATTCTGATTTCCAGCCACGTGTGCCACCCCTCGCTGGCCAACGACAACCTCTCCGGCATAGCCGTAGCGGTGTTTCTGGCCCGGCAGCTGCAGGAGCGGCCGCGGCGCTACAGCTACCGGTTTGTGTTTGCGCCCGGCACCATCGGGGCCATCACCTGGCTGAGCCGCAACGCCGAGGCCGTGGCCCGCATCCGGCACGGCTTGGTGCTGAGCCTGCTGGGCGAGCCGGGCGCTTTCACCTACAAGAAATCGCGCCGCGGCACCGCCGACGTAGACCGCGCCGTGGCGCTGGCACTGCGCGAGGCGGCGGTGCCGCACCGCGTGGTGGAGTTTGAGCCCTACGGCTACGACGAGCGGCAGTACTGCTCGCCGGGCTTCAACCTGCCGGTGGGCGGCCTCTCGCGCACGCCCTACGGCCAGTTTCCGGAGTACCACACCTCGGCCGACAACCTGGATTTTGTGCAGCCCGAGGCGCTGCTCGACTCGCTGCTGCTGGCCCAGTCGGCGCTGAGCCTGCTCGATGCCAACCGCCGCTACCAGAACCTGAGCCCCTACGGCGAGCCCGCCCTGGGCCGGCGCGGCCTCTACCACGCAGTGAGCGGCCACCCCGACGCCGCCCGCGCGCAGCTGGCCCTGCTCTGGGTGCTCAACCTCTCCGACGGGCAGCACAGCCTGCTCGACATCGCCGAGCGCGCCAGCCTGCCCTTCGCCCAGGTGCAGCACGCCGCCGAGCTGCTGCTGGCCCACGACCTGCTCCTGCCTCTTCCCGACCCCGCGCCATGA
- a CDS encoding class I SAM-dependent methyltransferase, translated as MNPLLRKPFWLSVPSLIMHRYIERIIRVSRRLLDNYAGLREPEDKIIADSQAFWNGLSNQGRDGGPAHFRGQSIFADDSRWVGLGQNSLRIFYRLAGEDWLSRKPRRILDWGCGGGTCAVHFAPGAACYYGVDITEASLAECNRQVAALGLHNFEPVLFQAPEPERVARLIDKPCDLVLSTYVFELLPSKEYGRRVLRTIHELLADEGLAYIQIKYSTHKLNSMSYRWGYSKNLGNMTTYFIEEFWTMARECGFEPQLLYLEPVQPLNNDHHFAYFLMEKAKGS; from the coding sequence ATGAACCCACTCTTACGCAAGCCCTTCTGGCTGTCCGTGCCCTCCCTCATCATGCACCGTTACATCGAGCGGATAATCCGCGTCAGCCGCCGGCTGCTGGACAACTACGCGGGCCTCCGCGAGCCGGAAGACAAGATTATTGCCGACTCGCAGGCTTTCTGGAACGGCCTTTCGAACCAGGGCCGCGACGGCGGGCCGGCCCACTTCCGCGGCCAAAGCATCTTCGCCGACGACTCGCGCTGGGTGGGCCTGGGGCAGAACAGCCTGCGCATCTTTTACCGGCTGGCAGGCGAGGACTGGCTGAGCCGAAAGCCACGCCGCATTCTGGACTGGGGCTGCGGCGGGGGCACCTGCGCGGTGCATTTCGCCCCCGGCGCGGCCTGCTACTACGGCGTCGACATTACCGAAGCCAGCCTGGCCGAATGCAACCGACAGGTAGCCGCCCTAGGCCTGCACAATTTCGAGCCGGTGCTCTTCCAGGCGCCCGAACCCGAGCGGGTGGCCCGCCTCATCGACAAGCCCTGCGACCTGGTGCTCTCGACTTACGTGTTTGAGCTCCTGCCTTCTAAGGAGTACGGGCGGCGGGTGCTGCGCACCATTCACGAGTTGCTGGCCGATGAAGGCCTGGCCTACATTCAGATTAAATACAGCACGCACAAGCTCAACAGCATGTCGTACCGCTGGGGCTATTCCAAAAACCTGGGCAACATGACCACCTACTTCATTGAGGAGTTCTGGACCATGGCCCGCGAGTGCGGCTTCGAGCCCCAATTGCTCTACCTGGAGCCGGTGCAGCCCCTCAACAACGACCACCACTTCGCCTACTTCCTGATGGAGAAGGCGAAGGGCAGCTGA
- a CDS encoding PQQ-dependent sugar dehydrogenase, giving the protein MKTTLLLLLVLLFSGALPAQTPPAGFTSSVVSAGWDEAVGLTFNSTGSRMFVWERPGRVWTVANGQRQLLIDIREEVGAWEDHGLLGFALDPNFDTNGYFYLLYVVDRHYLLNFGTASYSATTNDYYSATIGRLTRYTAVPSGSGYTVNPATRLVLLGATKTTGIPSTFDGHVTAALAFGTDGTLLVATGDGAHPYQDMGNYNLSYAAQALADGIISAKENVGSLRAQLVDCLNGKILRLNPATGAGVPSNPFYDAANPNAPRSKVWALGFRNPFRMTMKPGTGSTDPAAGNPGTIYLGDVGAASWEEVDVVDRPRQNFGWPLFEGLTPFTVFQSASVANRDAPNPLYGTGGCTQQYFTFQNLITQATPTGTATFPNPCNSAQTVPASVPTFVHTRPLIDWNHNTAGPARTGIFSGSTAATVNIGAAGSPVSGSQFGGSAATGGVFYPYTDWPAQYRNTYFFGDYVGGWVRSLTVSGTNQPSAVNDFVPSGAVPVAFATSPGETGLFYVNFYPSEIRKISYGTTGAPPVAVASVNKTYGPSPLAVQFTGSNSTDPAGSALTYLWNFGDGTTSTATNPAHTFTTSTAAPTAYSVTLTVTNAQGLSNQATVLVSANNTPPQVTITSPAAGTRYPLTANTVYQQVAAVTDAEHSGHLLSYRWQTILHHATHEHPDAIDTTRQTSTTIVPYGCGAETYYYRIVLTVTDAAGLSTTQEVRLDPDCNATSFTLVNADDDTDIQALVNGATLNLATLPTRNLNIRANANPATTASVVFSLSGAATQNATENVAPYALFSDDGGNYFPWTPPVGNYVLAATPYSAAAGTGTPGQALTINFSVTDSGATGPFTLSTSTVGSGSVGVSPSQATYPSGTSVTLTATPATGYAFSGWSGAATGTTNPLTITMNTNKAITATFTATASAQSVVSYTLVNATTGADIQTLAAGAVLNLATLPSRNLNIRANTNPAAVGSVVFALSGTQSRSQTESVAPYALFSDDAAGNYYPWTPAVGSYTLLATPYTAGGGTGTAGTALSVGFSVIDQAPGPFTLTTSVVGSGSIAKSPNQTSYAGGTSVTLTATPAAGFAFSGWSGAATGTTNPLTVVMTANKTITATFVAQYTLTVSTVGSGTVTKNPNQTAYASGTSVTLTAAPAAGYAFSGWSGAATGTTNPLTVTMNANKAITATFTATTTRYTLTTTIVGSGTVTKSPNSSNYLSGSTVTLTATPATGFRFTGWSGGATGTTNPLAVLMTANKTVTATFTPQQVTGFVLVNADTDLDLQPLANGAALNLAALPTRNLGVRAVTNPATVGSVTFLLTGAQAITHTENLVPYSLLADSGGDYPAWTPPVGSYTLKATPYSGSDASGVAGTALSISFSVTDVAAPPAARQALAAGSLAPPPSQPLAYPNPSADGRYWLVLPAGWQGPVRYQLLSALGATVASGELMADVSGAPLRLAPEPDAAGLYLLVLECQSPGQPRATARLRLLRQ; this is encoded by the coding sequence ATGAAAACGACTCTACTCCTTCTCCTGGTACTCTTGTTCAGCGGCGCTCTGCCGGCCCAAACGCCGCCGGCCGGCTTCACGTCCAGCGTTGTGTCGGCGGGCTGGGACGAGGCGGTGGGGCTGACCTTCAATAGCACGGGCAGCCGCATGTTTGTGTGGGAGCGGCCCGGCCGGGTGTGGACGGTGGCCAACGGCCAGCGCCAGCTGCTCATCGACATTCGGGAGGAAGTGGGCGCTTGGGAAGACCACGGCCTGCTGGGCTTCGCCCTCGACCCCAATTTCGACACCAACGGCTACTTCTACCTGCTGTATGTGGTAGACCGCCACTACCTGCTCAATTTCGGCACGGCCAGCTACAGCGCCACCACCAACGACTACTACAGCGCCACCATCGGGCGGCTCACGCGCTACACGGCCGTGCCCAGTGGCTCCGGCTACACCGTGAACCCGGCTACCCGCCTAGTGCTGCTGGGCGCCACCAAAACCACCGGCATCCCCTCCACCTTCGACGGGCACGTGACGGCCGCGCTGGCGTTTGGCACCGATGGCACGCTGCTGGTGGCCACCGGCGACGGCGCCCACCCCTACCAGGACATGGGCAACTACAACCTGAGCTACGCCGCCCAGGCCCTGGCCGATGGCATCATCTCGGCCAAGGAAAACGTGGGTTCGCTGCGCGCCCAGCTGGTGGATTGCCTCAATGGCAAGATTCTGCGCCTGAACCCGGCCACCGGCGCCGGTGTGCCCAGCAACCCCTTTTATGACGCCGCCAACCCCAACGCGCCGCGCTCGAAAGTGTGGGCGCTGGGCTTCCGCAACCCCTTCCGGATGACGATGAAGCCCGGCACCGGCAGCACCGACCCCGCGGCCGGCAACCCCGGCACCATCTATCTCGGCGATGTGGGCGCGGCCAGCTGGGAGGAAGTGGACGTGGTGGACCGGCCCCGGCAGAACTTTGGCTGGCCGCTGTTTGAGGGGCTGACGCCGTTCACCGTGTTCCAAAGCGCCAGCGTGGCCAACCGCGACGCGCCCAACCCGCTCTACGGCACGGGCGGCTGCACCCAGCAGTATTTCACCTTCCAGAACCTGATAACGCAGGCCACGCCGACCGGCACGGCCACCTTTCCCAATCCCTGCAACTCGGCCCAGACGGTGCCGGCCTCGGTGCCCACCTTCGTGCACACCCGGCCGCTCATCGACTGGAACCACAACACCGCGGGGCCTGCGCGCACGGGCATTTTCAGCGGCAGCACGGCGGCCACGGTGAACATCGGGGCGGCGGGCTCGCCGGTGAGCGGGTCGCAGTTTGGGGGCAGCGCGGCCACGGGCGGCGTGTTTTACCCCTATACTGACTGGCCGGCGCAGTACCGCAACACCTACTTTTTTGGCGACTACGTGGGCGGCTGGGTGCGCAGCCTCACCGTGAGCGGCACCAACCAGCCCAGCGCCGTCAACGACTTTGTGCCCAGCGGGGCGGTGCCGGTGGCCTTCGCCACCAGCCCCGGCGAGACCGGCCTGTTCTACGTCAACTTCTACCCTTCCGAGATTCGCAAAATCAGCTACGGCACCACCGGCGCGCCGCCCGTGGCCGTGGCTTCCGTCAACAAAACCTACGGGCCCAGCCCGCTGGCGGTGCAGTTTACGGGCAGCAATTCCACCGACCCGGCCGGCAGCGCGCTCACCTACCTCTGGAATTTTGGCGACGGCACCACCAGCACGGCCACCAACCCAGCGCACACCTTCACCACGTCCACGGCGGCGCCCACGGCCTATTCCGTGACGCTCACCGTGACCAATGCCCAGGGCCTGAGCAACCAGGCCACGGTGCTGGTATCGGCCAACAACACGCCGCCGCAGGTCACCATCACCAGCCCGGCGGCGGGCACGCGCTACCCCCTCACAGCCAACACCGTGTACCAGCAGGTGGCCGCCGTGACCGATGCCGAGCACAGCGGCCACCTGCTGAGCTACCGCTGGCAAACCATTCTGCACCACGCCACCCACGAGCACCCCGACGCCATCGACACCACCCGCCAGACCAGCACCACCATCGTGCCCTACGGCTGCGGCGCCGAGACCTACTACTACCGCATCGTGCTCACCGTCACCGACGCGGCCGGCCTCAGCACCACCCAGGAAGTGCGCCTCGACCCCGACTGCAACGCCACCAGCTTCACGCTGGTGAACGCCGACGACGACACCGACATTCAGGCGCTGGTGAATGGCGCCACCCTCAACCTGGCTACCCTGCCCACCCGCAACCTCAACATCAGGGCCAACGCCAACCCGGCCACCACGGCCAGCGTGGTGTTCAGCCTCAGCGGCGCGGCCACCCAGAATGCTACCGAAAACGTGGCGCCCTATGCCCTGTTTTCGGACGATGGCGGCAATTATTTTCCCTGGACGCCGCCCGTGGGCAACTACGTTCTCGCGGCCACGCCCTACTCGGCCGCGGCCGGCACCGGCACGCCCGGCCAGGCCCTGACCATCAATTTTTCGGTAACGGACAGCGGGGCCACCGGGCCATTCACGCTCAGCACCAGCACCGTGGGCAGCGGCAGCGTGGGCGTGAGTCCCAGCCAGGCCACCTATCCCAGCGGCACCTCCGTGACGCTCACGGCCACGCCGGCCACGGGTTACGCCTTCAGCGGCTGGAGCGGGGCGGCCACCGGCACCACCAACCCGCTGACCATTACGATGAACACCAATAAGGCCATTACAGCTACGTTCACGGCCACTGCGTCGGCTCAAAGTGTGGTGAGCTATACCCTGGTGAATGCCACTACGGGGGCCGACATCCAGACCCTGGCCGCCGGGGCGGTGCTGAACCTGGCCACGCTGCCGAGCCGCAACCTGAACATCCGGGCCAACACCAATCCCGCCGCCGTGGGCAGCGTGGTCTTCGCCCTGAGCGGCACGCAAAGCCGCAGCCAGACCGAGTCGGTGGCGCCCTACGCTTTGTTTTCGGACGATGCGGCCGGCAACTATTACCCCTGGACGCCGGCCGTGGGCAGCTATACGCTGCTGGCCACGCCCTACACCGCCGGAGGCGGCACTGGCACGGCGGGCACGGCCTTGAGCGTCGGCTTCAGCGTGATAGACCAAGCGCCGGGGCCGTTCACCCTCACCACCAGCGTAGTGGGTAGCGGCAGCATCGCGAAAAGCCCCAACCAGACCAGCTACGCCGGCGGTACCTCCGTCACACTCACGGCCACGCCGGCCGCCGGCTTTGCCTTCAGCGGCTGGAGCGGGGCGGCCACCGGCACCACCAACCCGCTGACGGTGGTAATGACGGCCAACAAAACCATCACGGCCACCTTCGTGGCCCAGTACACCCTCACGGTGAGCACCGTGGGCAGTGGCACCGTCACGAAAAACCCCAACCAGACGGCTTACGCCAGCGGCACAAGCGTCACGCTGACGGCCGCGCCGGCGGCGGGCTACGCCTTTAGCGGGTGGAGCGGGGCGGCCACCGGCACCACCAACCCACTGACCGTGACGATGAATGCCAATAAGGCCATTACGGCCACCTTCACGGCAACAACCACGCGCTACACCCTCACCACTACCATTGTGGGCAGCGGAACGGTCACGAAGAGCCCGAACTCCTCAAACTACCTCAGCGGCAGCACCGTGACGCTCACGGCCACCCCGGCCACGGGCTTCCGGTTCACGGGCTGGAGCGGCGGGGCCACCGGCACCACCAACCCGCTCGCGGTGCTGATGACGGCCAACAAGACCGTCACGGCCACTTTCACGCCGCAGCAGGTCACGGGCTTTGTGCTGGTGAACGCCGACACCGACCTCGACCTGCAGCCCCTGGCCAACGGCGCCGCGCTCAACCTGGCTGCGCTGCCCACCCGCAACCTGGGCGTTCGGGCCGTCACCAACCCCGCCACCGTGGGCAGCGTCACCTTCCTGCTCACGGGAGCACAGGCCATTACCCACACCGAAAACCTGGTACCTTACTCGCTGCTGGCCGATTCGGGCGGCGACTACCCGGCCTGGACGCCGCCCGTGGGTAGCTACACTCTCAAAGCCACGCCCTACTCGGGCTCCGATGCCTCGGGCGTAGCCGGCACGGCGCTCAGCATCAGCTTCAGCGTGACCGATGTGGCCGCCCCACCGGCTGCCCGCCAGGCCCTGGCCGCTGGCAGCTTGGCGCCGCCGCCCTCTCAGCCCCTGGCCTATCCCAATCCCTCGGCCGATGGGCGCTACTGGCTGGTGCTGCCGGCCGGGTGGCAGGGGCCCGTTCGCTACCAGCTGCTGTCAGCGCTGGGGGCCACGGTGGCCTCGGGCGAGCTGATGGCCGATGTCAGCGGCGCCCCGCTGCGCCTGGCGCCCGAGCCCGATGCCGCCGGCCTCTACCTGCTGGTGCTGGAATGCCAGTCCCCGGGCCAGCCGCGCGCCACGGCCCGGCTGCGGCTGCTGCGGCAGTAG
- a CDS encoding glutamate-1-semialdehyde 2,1-aminomutase, with protein sequence MTAASPPPLHALPVDQPQLLTPNDFRGSRLLQERLHAAIPGGSHTYAKGDDQFPEFMAPYLVRGRGCRVWDVDDNEFIEYGMGLRAVTLGHAYAPVVQAAHRAMTRGTNLGRPTTLELSTAEEFLAFTQAGEMVKFAKNGSDVTTAAIKLARAYTGRDLVACCADHPFFSTDDWFMGTTPVAAGVPAAVRALTLRFRYNDLAGVEQLFAEHPRQLAALILEVERDTPPAPGFLAGLRRLCDQEGTVLIFDEIITGFRWHHGGAQAVHGVRPDLSTFAKALGNGFAIAALTGRRELMELGGLQHQRERVFLLSTTYGAETHALAVARAVMRTYTLEPVVAHLHEQGRRLREGLEAAARDQDVAPYFQVMGSPCCLAYGTRDTDGQPSQGFRTLFLQETLRRGLLLPSFVISYAHTASIVDQTVARVHEALGVYRRALDEGLDRYLLGRPVQPVYRPYN encoded by the coding sequence ATGACCGCTGCCTCCCCTCCCCCGCTCCACGCCTTGCCCGTGGACCAACCCCAACTCTTGACGCCCAACGACTTTCGGGGGTCGCGCCTGCTGCAGGAGCGGCTGCACGCGGCCATTCCGGGCGGCAGCCACACCTACGCCAAAGGCGACGACCAGTTTCCCGAATTCATGGCTCCCTACCTGGTGCGCGGGCGCGGCTGCCGGGTGTGGGATGTCGATGACAACGAGTTCATTGAGTACGGCATGGGCCTGCGGGCCGTGACGCTGGGCCACGCCTACGCGCCGGTGGTGCAGGCCGCCCACCGCGCCATGACGCGCGGCACCAACCTGGGCCGGCCCACCACCCTGGAGCTGAGCACGGCCGAAGAATTCCTGGCCTTTACGCAGGCCGGCGAGATGGTGAAGTTTGCCAAAAACGGCTCCGACGTGACCACGGCGGCCATCAAGCTGGCCCGCGCCTATACCGGGCGCGACCTGGTGGCGTGCTGCGCCGACCACCCGTTTTTCTCCACCGACGACTGGTTTATGGGCACCACGCCGGTGGCGGCGGGCGTGCCGGCGGCCGTGCGCGCCCTCACGCTGCGCTTTCGCTACAACGACCTGGCCGGCGTGGAGCAGCTGTTTGCCGAGCACCCGCGCCAGCTGGCCGCCCTCATTCTGGAAGTGGAGCGCGACACCCCGCCCGCGCCCGGCTTCCTGGCCGGCCTGCGCCGCCTCTGCGACCAGGAAGGCACGGTGCTCATCTTCGACGAAATCATCACCGGTTTCCGCTGGCACCACGGCGGGGCCCAGGCCGTGCACGGCGTGCGGCCCGACCTCAGCACTTTTGCCAAGGCCCTGGGCAACGGCTTTGCCATTGCGGCCCTCACCGGCCGGCGCGAGCTGATGGAGCTGGGCGGCCTGCAGCACCAGCGCGAGCGGGTGTTTCTGCTCTCGACCACCTACGGGGCCGAAACCCACGCCCTGGCCGTGGCCCGCGCCGTGATGCGCACCTACACCCTGGAGCCCGTGGTGGCCCACCTGCACGAGCAGGGCCGCCGCCTGCGCGAGGGCCTCGAAGCCGCCGCCCGCGACCAGGACGTGGCCCCCTATTTCCAGGTGATGGGCTCGCCCTGCTGCCTGGCCTACGGCACCCGCGACACCGACGGGCAGCCCTCGCAGGGCTTCCGGACTTTGTTTTTGCAGGAAACCCTGCGGCGCGGGCTGCTGCTGCCCTCCTTCGTCATCAGCTACGCCCACACGGCCAGCATCGTGGACCAGACCGTGGCCCGCGTGCACGAGGCCCTGGGCGTGTACCGCCGCGCCCTCGACGAGGGCCTCGACCGTTACTTATTGGGCCGCCCCGTGCAGCCCGTGTACCGCCCTTACAACTAA